The Acidianus infernus genome window below encodes:
- a CDS encoding lipoate--protein ligase family protein: MSWRFASLPPQDGYHMVTSFVSVADYVSRGGKDTLMVFYAKEPFVNVGVNQEVWLEVNLDFTKQHNIPVVRRDLGGGTVVITPGEHDFFIVIKQEEAPSDPQSLYKKYLTPIVNVIRSYGLDAQLKEQDIVVNGKKISGNGAMTYEKAVVIAGNILLSFDADFVSKCIKVPSEKFRDKIAKDMSEWLTSMEKELGYVPDRNELNKKIKEEFEKELGIKFEDSSLTPEEIELWDKLAEEKKREEWIYYKDNRHPDLRTDRCVKISSAVAVCHVDYKARKLIRITVKIVNKKIDEVSISGDFFIMSPKEFLDKLEDSLQGVEVSKINEKIDEVFRLEKPVIFGFTADDLKKAFEEILNKPEIREII; encoded by the coding sequence ATGAGTTGGAGATTTGCATCTTTACCTCCCCAAGACGGCTATCACATGGTTACTTCATTCGTTTCTGTTGCCGATTACGTCAGTAGGGGAGGTAAAGATACTTTAATGGTTTTTTACGCTAAAGAACCTTTTGTTAACGTTGGTGTAAATCAAGAGGTTTGGCTTGAGGTTAACCTTGATTTTACTAAACAGCACAATATTCCAGTAGTTAGGAGGGATTTAGGAGGAGGAACAGTTGTAATTACCCCTGGGGAGCACGATTTCTTTATTGTAATAAAGCAGGAGGAAGCGCCTTCAGACCCTCAATCTCTGTATAAGAAATATTTAACTCCAATTGTTAACGTAATTAGGAGTTATGGTTTAGACGCTCAGCTTAAAGAGCAAGATATAGTAGTAAATGGTAAGAAGATTAGCGGTAATGGCGCAATGACTTACGAGAAGGCTGTAGTAATTGCGGGGAATATCTTACTTTCCTTTGACGCAGATTTTGTAAGTAAATGCATTAAAGTTCCTTCCGAGAAGTTTAGGGATAAAATTGCCAAGGACATGAGCGAGTGGCTAACCTCAATGGAGAAAGAGCTAGGTTATGTTCCAGATAGGAACGAGCTTAACAAGAAGATCAAGGAAGAATTTGAGAAAGAACTTGGGATAAAATTTGAGGATTCTTCTTTAACTCCGGAAGAAATAGAGCTTTGGGATAAGTTGGCTGAAGAAAAGAAGAGAGAGGAATGGATATACTACAAGGATAATAGGCATCCGGATTTAAGGACTGATAGATGTGTTAAAATTTCTTCAGCAGTTGCTGTATGCCACGTTGATTATAAGGCTAGAAAATTGATTAGGATAACTGTAAAGATTGTGAATAAGAAGATTGACGAAGTTTCAATTTCCGGTGACTTCTTCATAATGTCTCCTAAAGAATTTTTAGATAAGCTGGAAGATTCTTTACAAGGAGTTGAAGTTAGCAAAATTAACGAAAAAATAGATGAGGTCTTCAGGTTAGAAAAACCGGTTATCTTTGGTTTTACCGCAGACGATTTAAAGAAAGCCTTTGAGGAGATTTTGAATAAACCTGAAATAAGGGAAATTATTTAA
- a CDS encoding glycine cleavage system protein H, which translates to MNISGFEFPEELLYDEEKHVWIKKEENNVISIGITSLGQYMAGKIFQVSTKEVGEKVTPRSTLFSIESAKWVGKFRLPITGEIIAVNENVIKDPSIINEKPYDAWIIKVKVEKIDERKFKTINEVYEKFKEEAEKVVK; encoded by the coding sequence ATGAATATTTCAGGGTTTGAATTTCCCGAAGAGCTCTTATATGACGAGGAAAAACACGTATGGATAAAGAAAGAAGAAAACAATGTAATTTCTATAGGAATAACATCACTGGGTCAATACATGGCAGGAAAAATTTTCCAAGTATCTACAAAGGAAGTAGGAGAAAAAGTTACCCCAAGGAGCACATTATTTAGCATAGAAAGCGCAAAATGGGTAGGAAAATTTAGGTTGCCAATAACTGGAGAAATAATCGCAGTTAACGAAAATGTAATCAAAGACCCCTCAATTATTAACGAAAAACCTTATGATGCATGGATAATAAAGGTAAAAGTTGAGAAGATAGACGAAAGAAAATTCAAGACGATAAATGAGGTATATGAAAAGTTTAAAGAAGAAGCGGAAAAAGTAGTTAAATAA
- a CDS encoding glycine cleavage system protein H codes for MVVESNCEIPENLLYYIEGKNTVWAKQESADVVLVGITDIAQTMAGKIVKVRIKKKGIKVERGRPLATMESGKWAGPVPAPVSGEIIEVNAEAEKDPVIINRDPYGKGWLVRMKVTNPEELKQLYTGEQAIQKLKELIASEKISCKRL; via the coding sequence TTGGTAGTCGAATCCAATTGCGAAATTCCCGAAAATCTTCTCTACTATATTGAAGGCAAGAATACAGTATGGGCAAAGCAAGAATCTGCTGATGTAGTTTTAGTAGGAATAACTGATATTGCACAAACAATGGCAGGAAAGATCGTAAAAGTTAGGATAAAGAAGAAGGGCATTAAAGTAGAGAGAGGTAGACCTTTAGCTACAATGGAGAGCGGTAAGTGGGCAGGTCCAGTTCCTGCTCCGGTCTCTGGTGAAATTATAGAAGTCAACGCTGAGGCAGAAAAAGATCCAGTAATAATTAACAGAGATCCATATGGTAAAGGTTGGTTAGTTAGGATGAAAGTAACTAATCCAGAAGAATTAAAGCAACTGTATACTGGAGAACAAGCAATACAAAAGCTCAAGGAGTTAATAGCCTCAGAGAAAATATCATGCAAGAGGCTCTGA
- a CDS encoding HAD family hydrolase → MKYAIWLDGVVLDVDLTELLYKKFKGDKNVNLPYTFNVHKDWEDFYNKMKGKDIVFLSPYDERTTKEIVEKVFKNDAIKFIPSMSKPEKKCLGRLFSEFPEFQPLETAIIGSSPLDLLSARFYDSRIKVLCVNRYTSCAKYSPYLMASSLEELYDLMVKLKL, encoded by the coding sequence ATGAAATATGCCATATGGCTTGACGGTGTAGTTCTTGACGTAGATCTCACTGAACTGCTCTACAAGAAATTTAAGGGAGACAAGAATGTAAATTTGCCTTACACGTTTAATGTTCACAAGGATTGGGAGGATTTCTATAATAAAATGAAGGGAAAAGATATTGTTTTCCTTTCACCATACGATGAGAGGACAACCAAAGAAATAGTAGAGAAGGTCTTTAAAAACGACGCGATAAAATTCATTCCTTCTATGAGTAAACCTGAGAAGAAATGCTTAGGTAGGCTCTTTTCTGAATTTCCAGAATTCCAACCTTTAGAGACTGCAATTATAGGATCTTCTCCTTTAGATTTGCTCTCTGCTAGGTTTTATGATTCGAGGATTAAGGTATTATGCGTAAATAGGTATACTAGCTGTGCTAAATATTCCCCGTATTTAATGGCTAGCTCTCTAGAGGAACTTTACGATTTAATGGTAAAATTGAAGTTGTAA